TGCGATATCTGCAATTTGTTGATTCATTTTTTAGAAGGGCAGGTCGTCATCGACGCCTTCCGGTGCCGGAGCATCGTAAGCGGGGGCGCTTGCCTGGCTAAAGTTGTTGGACTGGCTGTAGGAGTTGCCTCCCTGGAAGTTGCCGCCGTTCTGGCCGCGCGGCGTCAAAAGCTGGAAGGTGTCCAGGTTGACTTCGGTGCTGTAACGCTTCTGGCCGGTCGTCTGGTCGGTCCAGCTGCGGTTGGTGAGAGAGCCTTCGACATAAAGGGTCATGCCCTTGTGGACGCCGAGTGTTTCCATTGTGTCGGCGATTTTGCCCCAACCTACGATGTTGTGCCAATCAGTCTGTTCTTTCTGTTCACCATTGTTGTCGCGATAACGGCGGCTGGTGGCAAGGGAGAACGATACGCGCTTGCGACCAGTTGCGCTTGCGCTAATGACGGGGTCCTTGCCGATATTGCCAATAAGCATCACTTTGTTCAGATATGCCATAATTAATCCTATTTGTTTTTTGTTTCTATGGCTAAAAATAAAAAAATCCGACTGTCATTTTGTGCCAATTTCGGAAATTTTTGCCTTTTGCAACTGTAGTTGTCTTTTTTTTTGAGGAAAAATAGACTTTTCTTTGCTTTTGCCCCGTAATTCATTTATATTTTAATTATGTCATTCTCGACCGAAGGGAGGCCGGACAGCACTTGGTTACTTGTAACCTTAGTGCGCATGGTCCCCAGACGGGGAAAATCCAATGTTGGATCCCGTCGCTGCGTTCCAGGAGGACTACTCGAAAAAAAACTTTAACTCCTAACTCCGAATTCCGAAATCTAAATTCCGAATTAATTATGGTCTCACTCGCGCTCTCTCGTTTTGAAAAGGTTTTCCCCGCAAATTTAAGGGGCAAGCGCCTTGGTGCTGTTCTGCACCCGGCATCGGTTCTTCCCGATTTACACTATACCCTCGATTTACTCAAGGAATACGACGGTAAGCTCTTTAAGCTTTCTGCTCTTTTTGGCCCCCAGCACGGCATCAAGGGGCACACCCAGGACAACATGATTGAATGGGAAGGTTACACGGATCCCGAACTGGGAATTCCCGTTTATAGCCTTTACGGTGAACACCGTGAACCCACTGCCGAAATGCTTTCCCATGTGGATATGATGCTTGTGGACTTGCAGGATGTGGGGGCGCGCTATTACACGTTTATCTGGACGTTGTTTCTTTGTATGAAAGCCTGTGAAAAGGCCGGAATCCCCGTGATTGTGGTGGACCGCCCGAATCCCATTAACTGTGTGGACGAAGAAGGTCCGGTGCTGGATTTGAACTACACGAGTTTTGTGGGGCTCCACAGTATCCGTACGCGTCATGCAAAAACGATTGGCGAACTCGCTGTCCAATTTAAGGAAGAACGTTTCCCCAAGTGCGAGCTTTACGTGCTTGGCATGGAAGGCTACGATAAAAAAATGTGGTACGACCAGACGGAACTTCCGTGGATTTTGCCGAGCCCGAATATGCCGACGCTCGATACCGCTGTCGTTTACCCGGGCATGTGCCTGTTCGAGGCGACCAATGTGAGCGAAGGCCGCGGCACCACGCGTCCCTTCGAAATTTTCGGCGCTCCGTTCATCGATGCGGTAAAGCTCTGTAAGTACATGAACGGTCTTAAGCTTCCGGGCGTATATTTTCGCGAGAACTATTTCCAGCCTACGTTCCACAAGGGGGCGGATCAGATTTGTGGCGGTGCGCAGATTCATGTGCTCGACCGCGACAAGTTCCGTAGTTTTGATATGGCGGTAAAGCTGTTGCAATATATCTTCAACGAATACCCGAAGGATTTTGCCTGGAAACAGCCGCCTTACGAATACGAATTCAAGAAATTGCCTATCGACATTCTGCTCGGTAACGGCACATTCCGCAAGGAGTTTATAGAAAGTTCAATCTAGCGGCGTAGCCGCGCAATCAAGGAGAAAAAAATGATTCAACCTATCAACGGAAAATTCGAAATGCCCGCGCTCCCGTACGCGGCGGGGGATCTCGCTCCGGCGCTCAGCCAGGAAACGATCGAGTTCCACTATGGTAAGCATCTGCAGACTTACCTCAACAACCTGAATGCCGCTCTTCCGGGTAGCGCATTCGAGGGTAAGTCTATCGACGAAATCGTTAAAAGAGCCGAGGGCGGCGTGTTCAATAACGCAGGCCAGTTCCTGAACCATTACATGTACTTTATGCAGTTCAAGGCTCCATCTGCGGGGAACGCTCCGACGGGCAAGATTGCCGAAGCGATTGCACGTGACTTTGGTTCTTTCGAAAAGTTCCAGGAAGAATTCCAGGCGAAGGGTGCGGGCCTCTTCGGTTCCGGCTGGGTATGGCTCTCTGCCGATGCCCAGGGCAAGCTTGTGATTACGCAAGAAGGCAACGCCCAGAATCCGCTCACCAAGGGCCTCAAGCCGCTCCTCACGTTTGATGTGTGGGAACATGCCTACTACATCGACTACCGCAACCGTCGTCCGGATTACCTTAAGGGTCTCTGGCAGATTGTGGACTGGAACGTTGTCAACAACCGCCTTGCATAAGGCTTCCTTCTAACGTATAAGAAAAAGTCCGCTGGGAATCCCGGCGGACTTTTTAATTGTTGCTTTGAGGCCCTTCGGCAGGCTCAGGAACCTTATTCGGTTAGCGAACTTGTGAGCTTGTCGAACCAGGGCGCGGCGGCATCTTCGGCATCGCAATCTTGATGATAAGCGGCTCAAAGAGGAAAATGAGAATCTGTGCCACGACAAAGCAGA
The genomic region above belongs to uncultured Fibrobacter sp. and contains:
- a CDS encoding superoxide dismutase, translated to MIQPINGKFEMPALPYAAGDLAPALSQETIEFHYGKHLQTYLNNLNAALPGSAFEGKSIDEIVKRAEGGVFNNAGQFLNHYMYFMQFKAPSAGNAPTGKIAEAIARDFGSFEKFQEEFQAKGAGLFGSGWVWLSADAQGKLVITQEGNAQNPLTKGLKPLLTFDVWEHAYYIDYRNRRPDYLKGLWQIVDWNVVNNRLA
- a CDS encoding DUF1343 domain-containing protein — encoded protein: MVSLALSRFEKVFPANLRGKRLGAVLHPASVLPDLHYTLDLLKEYDGKLFKLSALFGPQHGIKGHTQDNMIEWEGYTDPELGIPVYSLYGEHREPTAEMLSHVDMMLVDLQDVGARYYTFIWTLFLCMKACEKAGIPVIVVDRPNPINCVDEEGPVLDLNYTSFVGLHSIRTRHAKTIGELAVQFKEERFPKCELYVLGMEGYDKKMWYDQTELPWILPSPNMPTLDTAVVYPGMCLFEATNVSEGRGTTRPFEIFGAPFIDAVKLCKYMNGLKLPGVYFRENYFQPTFHKGADQICGGAQIHVLDRDKFRSFDMAVKLLQYIFNEYPKDFAWKQPPYEYEFKKLPIDILLGNGTFRKEFIESSI
- a CDS encoding single-stranded DNA-binding protein; the protein is MAYLNKVMLIGNIGKDPVISASATGRKRVSFSLATSRRYRDNNGEQKEQTDWHNIVGWGKIADTMETLGVHKGMTLYVEGSLTNRSWTDQTTGQKRYSTEVNLDTFQLLTPRGQNGGNFQGGNSYSQSNNFSQASAPAYDAPAPEGVDDDLPF